atgcagcccccgggccacatgttgtgcaggcctgctgtaGACAGATAACCAGGAGACCCCAAGGCAGCTATCTGTCCTGGAGTAGTAAGGAGGTGGTAGGGACACCAGCAACAAGCATGCCCTTCCTAGGATGGCAAGGAGGGGGCAGCACTGATCCTGCAcccaatgcttaatttgtgccagggctgagcctacacacctctaggcttggcagttcatagccccagcatgTCAGGACTTGCTGCATCAAttctgaatgtaaaaaaattatttatgccccagcacctaattgcttgtgccccagcacctctttcattacaaatgaagtagtgcctatgtaacccacacacctcctgagtgtggtgttctgttccACCTAGTGGTaccaagaccacttaaagagagagagataaaatgagtctgctctacagccttagctaagagacagttggcttttagctcatgcggtagaggttcatgcactaagctcATGAGGCCCCAGGTTTAGTCCTGCCCACcgatgaccggggtctgtcggcgTTACACCTGCACCAGTTTGTGGCTACAGCTCTCAGTGGTCTCCATTCAGCTAGAAAATGAGCTAAATTCTACCCTGGCCCTACCGCTCCCTCTCTCTGGTTGGCAAGGGGATTGGCACCTTCATTGCTCGGGAAGCATTTTGAGCACCTCCAGTGAAAGGTGCTGGAGACGTGCAaagagctggggtcaggctgtTACTCTGACATTCCCTTTGCCTGCATGCAGCAGGGAGGTGCAGCAGCTGTGGCTCCTGGGCAGTGCTCAGTGAAGATGTCTTCTGCAGAACTTCCCAGCAGTTCCTTTTGGATTGACTGGCCAGGatgagggagggaggcagtgaaATCAGACTGCACACTAGCTGCAAGTGCTGTGTCCAATGACTTATGGCAGCCTGGAAGGCATGTCTGTATGAGCGCTTAATGCAGTGGATAGCCCTTTGTTCTGATCTTCTGCATGCAGGAGTAACTCTGTGTCCCATAAAAGTTACTGACCCATGTTCCAAATGACAGTAGCCATCATCTGGAGCATGGTTAGCACTCATGTAGCATCTTTATACAGTACCAGTGCCAGAGGCATTGCAGGAATTGGAAGGGCTGGTAGGTTTACCATTTATCTATTATGGGAAAAGCTTTAAAAGAATGGGACATAAATTAATTAGACACCAAAAAGAGGGGTTGAATGTTATTAAATACTAGGGAGTTAACTGCACTGATGCTAATCGTGATGTATTCTAATGACATCAGTAGGGTTATCATGTAATTCCAGAGTAATTTAGCAATTTAATTAATTTCTGCTAATCCATTTTAAATATCTGCTctgctctctcttgctctctcaggGAAGGAAATGAGATGTCTATTCTCCAGTGCTACCCACTCTATTTGGGGCCATTTGAAGGTCGTTTGCTTTTTTCTATTTGCTTTTCTTCCCTCCCTATTTTTTATCCCAGTGGACAAGCCCCACAACATCACCCAGGAGGGAAGTGGCCTCCACAGAGTTAACAAACATGGCCCACAGCTACCTCTCCTTGAACAGGGAGATGTGTCCCATGGAGGCTAGATTCAGGTGTGAGGACAACTGGGTGGTTGGATGTAGCTGGAGTGGTCTGTCAGCACTACCAGGTATCAGAGAGAGTCCCCAACAAGGTAGCAATGCTGAGCAGACTGGAGTGGCTGCTTTCATTAGGAGCCTAGATCCCTGCCCTGGATCACCTGGATTGTCTGGGCCCTTAGGACTCGCAGGTAAATCCTCAGGCTCAGAACACACCCCACACTAGATCTGGGACAAGCCCCACAGAAAGATGGAGCATCACTTACTGTGGCCCACGTTCTCAgggaggtgggagtgggaggggggccTACCTTTCTGTTTCAAGAGGAACGCAACCATCACCAGCTCCATTTAGCACCAATTATACGATGAAACTGGTGACTCTGATCCAGTGTGTGTGGTGCCAGCTAACCATGGGTATCCACACTAACCAGGGACAGCATATCCCCATGTCCCCACAGCCATCTGGGAATCGTCTGCTGTGTGCGGGGAGGTAGCACTTTTGTTGGGGTAGCAATGGAACCTCATGAAGGAGCTTTGTCTTGTTACAGCTCTGAGGAACCCTGGTCACTGAATAGGCTTGGTCCCAGCTTGTacaggggggtggctggggctggagtcagTGGGGTGAGGTGGGCCAGGGTAGAGAGAGTGGCTGagagtgtgtgtgtcgggggtgaGGTGTATCTTTCTTTCAAAATCCCATGGCCATGAGGGCTCACACTAACTGTTCCTAGATGACCGTGTTGTCGCTGTGGCCTTGTCCCCCGTATGGTCAGTGCTGGGAGGCATCAGTGCGGATTGCCCATTGCTGTGCAGATAATGAGTGCTGGCTCCAGCTTTCCCAGTGTGCTGCAGTAAGACGTGCTAAGTACAGCCCCAGGGGGCCCATGCAGACAAGGCTGTTGTCCTGACTAGAGATGGGCTGAAACCAGTCCTGGTCCAATCCTCCgtcttgccctgccctgccccctgccctgggataCAGGGAGCTCAGATTCAGGTCTGAACATGGTAACTGGGACAAGTGCAAACTCTCCTGACACTGGGCGAAAGCTCCCACTTGGTGCTCTGTGCCCAAGCCCTGACTGTGATTGGCCAAGGCCACACCCTGGAGCAGGCACCTGCAGGCTCGGTGATGTGCAGATGCAGGCCCATCTCTCACCCTGACAGCAGCTTGCTGAGCTCTCTGAAGCAAGAGGAGTGATGGCTGCCTTGGCAGGCTGGCTGTAGAGGACGCTGGGGTTCCCAGCAACCTGAGCGTTATGCATGGACTCCCCATGCACAGAgagcagagccagccctgcaaaccCACAGTCTTGCCTGGCTCGGGAACGGGCAGGAACTCCCACCCCTGCTGCCCTTCTCCCTCTGCAGGGTGGGGATGGCATGGGGGAAGGGCCCGTGTAGGCTGCAGGGAAGGCAGGGCCCTGGTCAGGactgtggagctgctgctggagggctCTGGGAGTATCATGGGGCTGCAGTGATTTCTGGGTGAAGCCTGGTGTCTCAAAGGCTGTAGAAGGGGTCTCCAACCCAGGGCAAGGTCTGGTGGTTTGCATGAACTACGAGGAAGAGCGCCTTCGCCACAGGAAGGTTTCACAGCAGAGGCCACAGGGCTGCAGTGGCACCTGACAGGCCGTTTCAGCCCAGTGATTTGGGACTCCTGGGGACAGATGTTGTCAGTGCAGTGAGTGAGCATAtgggggcagcaagcaggaggGTGCAGTGCCCCAAAGGGGCAGGGCGGCAGTTGGGCCATGGCACTGCAAGGAGGAGTTGTCTGTACATTGTCCTCTCAGGGAAGTGTGGCATGTCCCTAGACCTCAGTCCATAGCTACTcagtgagcccctcccccccttcaaagAAAGAGCGTCAAAGCCAGCTGCGGCTTTAATGAGAACTGAGGTACTGTTGCCCACCCTCTgcctcctgctctccctgggagATCTGCGCAGCACTCCAGAGAGCAGGCCATGTAGGAAGTCTAGGTGTCTGCATCTGAAAATATTGCCCCGCCTGCTGAAAGCTGATGGATATCTGCACTGCAGTGGGATGGCCGCTGCCTTGGATGACCCCTACAGTTGAACTCAGGTCATCCAGCACTAAAAAGCACATGCTGCTGCAGCACGCACTGAACAGCCAACCTCTGAAGGGGGTGGTGTGAGGCAGCAACAGACTCACAGCCTTTGAGGGTCAGGAACATAGGATGACACATACCCATCATGGTAACAGTGCGTTACAGTAGCACTATAGCCAGTAAGGATCAGTTATTGCCTGATGGCAAATTGGATTCCATGGGCACCTGATCAGGGTAAATAAGAATCTATGTCATGCCAGCAGTGCCCTGTCATTGCCTTGGATTGTGCATTGTGTATGTTCCCCTGAGAAAAGCAGAATGCGAGACTGGTTCACAGGGTTTTGATGTAGGGCTTCCTGGGTCAGGGACGACAGCAGAGTCAGCAGCAATGtggtctggggtggggagggaagcgagTGGCATGACCATGCTATTTTGGGGGTTAGCAGTACCAGCATAGGTGTATTATGGTGGGTAGGGGCATCAGGAGAGAAATCAGAACATTTGGCCTGTGGGACATTCTGAAAttctgaaatttgttttcatccaGTATTGGGATGTAAAGTTGAAATGTTCACAGAATGGaaattctggggaaaaaaaaatctcatttctgAAACATTGAAATAACCTtactgaaacatttaattttaatatatttaaaaaccaTATAATATTAGAATTAATATTTTATAATGTAATGTAAAAATCAAACTgaaacatctgtagtatgcaaagtcatggaaatgaaaaaaaaaaaaaaagagaaaagtgaGCACATGAGATGGATATGGGGGATAGATTACATGGATGAATTACGAAGGAAGATAGATGCGAAAACCAACTTGATCTCTTTTTTCTtgactttggattttttttttttttagaattggatctaatatatctatggatggataatatttaattttatatgaAGATTACATGAAGAATTACTGTTGTAAAAAAAATGGGATCGAAATGAAAAATCAAGGGTGGATAAAGGAGGGGGTtaggggggagaggagcagagggtAGTATGGAAGGGGAACTGGAGGGttgggggttaccagtggagtttctcaaggtttttttttttctcaatatttattatttctatttattgctgacctgggaaccaaagAGTACTTGGGTGGAAGGAGGGGGTGGATGACACACCAAGGTTGGGAATTGATTGGAGGAGGAGGATAGGGAGGGGGAGATTTAGATGGAGATagaaactggagtattagtaagtGTAACAAATTGGATGGTAGAAGTAGGTTATTATAAGTTTAATATCTAAATTCAATAACTTTAGTTAAAATTAGGGGACATAAGGACACaccaggggggaggaggagaaggaggaggggaagaggggttGGGAGTGATGGGATGATGGATAGGATGAGTATGAGTGAAAAATAAAGCTAATGCGGTAAAAGCTAATTAGTAGGCGGGATAAGGTAGTAGGGAGAAGGAGATGCTAGTGCCGTTATATATAGTTTTGGAGAGAGACCTCATTTTttgtatttggtgtttttttggtctcttttgtttaagaaggatgaaatcAAAAAaagaaggagaaggaaagaaagaaggaTAGAAGGATCCGTGGAATGGAAGGCCTTCTTGAGAGAGAAGTTTTGAGGAGCcgggtttgttttccttaaccaggAAAAGATACCAGAAGAAGGATAAGACTAGAGGATAAATATAAGGAAGGAGGATAAAAGGATTAGAAAGAGGAAATCAGCTCAGTGCTGTGATGGAATGTGGAGCACGGATATCATAGGTCAGTCAGTCAATCAAGGCTTGAGAAGGTTTCAAAGGTTCAGGTAACCATCAGGTCAAATACTGAAACTGAACAGCCAGGGAAACAGAACAGGGAACAAGGGACTTTAAGATTAAGATTAAAATAGATGGAAGGATATGGAGGATATGAtggggcttagtcaataggtcaattaaggtCAAATAGTAACacacactggtaaaatacaatgGTCAATCAATGGTATGATAGGATTTTTTTTGGTTGAGAGTTTTGAGGTTGCCATGCTCTCATGCCAGCTGACCGCCGCCATTGGGGGGGAAGGATTTTCCATCAGGAGGATGATTGGCAAtgggaggtttttcgccttcctcctcgcatgggggcggggcaggggcgctaAAGGAGTGGTGTGGATCgcatgtggcctgcatcttgcaggaggtcagactagatgatcataatggtcccttctgatcttgaattctatgattctatgattctatgattctatgaaacaagAAAATCAGAATGGAACAAAATGGGAATCGCAAAATGAAATGAGAAAGCACAATACTCCAGTTTGATTGCcaatcattttgaaatttttctaTAGAAAACGTCATCAAAATCAACACATTCCCATGAAACATTTTGCAATCGAGGAAGcatcattttctgatggaaaactgttccatcatttttttttcagcttgCTCTAGGCAGCAGAACGAGCAAGCTATGGCACCTGGGGGAGGCCGTGCGATGCATCATGATCATGCTCTCCGGGGAGAAGAGAGCACAGCCATGTGCTCTGGAATCAGGATGGAGTAGCAAGAGAAGATGCTGTggagcttggaatgctggtggcAGGAACTGCTGTGGGTTCAGGAGATCCCAAATGAGATGGGACACCAGCAGTGTTGCAGTTCTACAAGCCCTCCACATACCGCCAAACACAGACACAAAACTACAGATCAGTTTGTTCTcattgggtttttatttttattattcatttgCCCCACAGCTGCTTGTATGAGCCATTTGCCACACCCAAAGGGGAGGAGATCTGTCCATGGTGCTGGTTCCCAGCCCTCCCATGGTCATGCGGCTCAAGCAGCACTTCTTTCcgttttatggaaatattttatttttaaaaatatagtagCTGTGGAAAGCAGCCCTCTTTATAAACACTGATGCTGGAGTGAaatgcatcatcatcatcatcgtcgTCATTATTACTAGCTCTCCTCGGCATCTGCTTCCACTCATGTTGGCCCTGGTTGGATTCACCAGGGCagctgcactgcaccatctgttgtAGTCAGGAGCATTCGCACTGCcagagcgagcgagagagagagagagatccttctAAAAATAGAAATATTGTGCTGAGTCATTTGAAGTGAACAAGATACATAAAACACCAGCATTAGATTAACATTAGCTTGTCAAATACTGCTCCCCGCTGAGTTGGCTTAGTGCACTAGCAGAAATGGATATCCCTGCTTCCCAACCAGCAGCCTGAGCCAAGTAGCAAGAGAATGAGAGGAGAGACATAGCTGTTTATTGTATCAGGTGCTACTTTTTGTGTTGTTCCTGCTGGGACAAATAGCAAAGGGAGCTGTTCCAGTGGATTACAAACCAAAAGAAACCAGACCCAACAATGGGGATTCCCAGAAAAGATCAAAAAAGAGACAGTTATAAATAGGGAACAATAAACGCAACCGTTTGACATAAGACACATCTATAATCACAGGATTAACTGGTGCAAATGCCCCTCCCGCCCATTCCCATTCCATAAAAAGGACTCTGGTAACAATATCTTCATTCCAGGACTTGGATCAAAGGTGAGAGTCTTAAGGAACAAAGAGAGAAATCTCAGCATCAGGGAACTTGGTTGGGCAGGGGAGGAGTGAGTGGAAGGAAAACAGAGGGCGTAGCTGGTTCTGGTCCTTTGCAAGTTCATTTGGTTATTCTGGAGAATTCCTAGGGCTATACCTGAGATGAAGAGGTCTAGGAAACACTCCATAGTTTGATTAAAACATGGTAAGTGTTTTGTGCCTGGGAGAGCTCTCCTTGTTGGGACTCGTCCATCACGCACGCCCCATACAATGGGAGAGCAGCTTCTCACCTCCCTACACCCCCCAATGCAATGCAAGCCAATGCTGATGTCTGGAGGTGATCTGTCATGTATCCAGAATTTCCCTGGTGGGTGACTGCTCATGAGAAATTCCCTGTGTACTGTGGATAGTCTGATTGTGAGAGATTGAGTTCTGCTGGAGCTCCAGGGCAATAGCATTCTGGGGAAATTCTTTCACCTGTTTCTTATACTCTAAGAAAGTGCATGCCTTGGTGGCTATGGCAATGATGTTCTTGCCAATAAAGATAGTGGAGACCCTGCTGTCCTGGAACAAGACCATGTTAATGGCCCGGATGAATATGGTGACAATGTTGATGGTGACCAGGCTCAGCACAGGGTAAAGCATCATTTTCTGCGGAGCAATGTGCTCcccttgcatgctaatctcactAAGAGAGACACAAGGCAGGATCAAGAGCAGTATGTAACAATAGAAGAACATGAGCCCTTCTGCCCAGATGGGAAGCCCAGTCTTGTGTGGCTCCCATAGATTGGCCTGAATATCTAATATATCCAGCAGGTCCAAGGCCACCCAGAAGAGGCGTCCCcgcagatcctccttcttcctgaAGGTTCGTATGTACTCCATGCTGTCCAAGGCCACCAGCACCAGGTAGAGCCCTGGCACACAGATGGACAGAAGTAAGGTCAAGGCCTTCCTGGCCACTGTCTCCAGATTCTTCTTGTCTGCTTTGTAATTCTGAAATATAAAATACAGCTTAATCTCCAGCACAAAGATGTAGAGAAACCACAGGATCATGGCGTAGCCCCGTTTGGCTGTTTTCACCTCAGCCCCCACCCATACCGCCACATAGCGCAGCACGATGAGGAAGCAGATGTCTCCCACCAGGACAATGATGCAGACACCAATCTTCCGTGGCCCTTGGTTCTGCTCCACCAGGTAGGCATCCATGAAGGCCATGCTGGTCATGATGACAATGGTGGTCAGACACACGTGGCGCTTGTCAGGCGGCGGCAGCACCATGGTGAGGTGAGctgccctccctctctctctctcgagcCTCCTTGTTTCACTTCAAGGGAAGAGGCCCATGGGCTGAGTGAAGAGGCTCATCAGTTATAGACAAAGCACCAAGGCCACCAGGAACAACCCCCCATAAAAAGTCCCTGAAAGGACAAAGCAATAGACAATCCCGGCTCTCAAGGGTCTCACATCAGGGTGCTGCAGCAAAGCAATGCACCTGGAATTCCAAGTGCATTGCTTAACAACAGCTGATCCCAAAGGCTTTAATCCAGTAGTGCTGCTCTTTAGGCAGCAAAGCTGGTCCCTCACTGAGCTTTCAGATAGATCCTCCACGACATCACCTAACACTCTCCAGTGCTGTTCCCAAGGGCTCCGCAGAGGTTAAACACATGGAGTCCTCATTAAGAAATCCTCTGCCCCTTTGTTGGGTTTTCCATTGTTGTCAGTAAGAGGGGAGAGAATGTCCCTGCATGGCCTGTGGGCAGCAAGTCAATGTCTCTAATGCGCTTCCTGGCACCAAGCCAGAAATTCTTCTCCAGATCCTTGGAAATCAGATTAATAATCAGGCAAGTGAGTCAGATCTGTACTGCCAGGAGCCAGTCGGGGTGTAAGAAAGGTGAAGCAGCTCAGGAAATGGTGTTTTCCTCCTGGTGAAGGGCTCAAGAGTCAGAGATTAGGGGCTTTTTACTACCTCAGCCGGGATTCCCCTTTTCCTGTCCTCTGGCAGAAATCTCATTTGTATTATCCATGGTGAACCTTGTTCATTCTTCCTGGCACTGGGTTTAAATCCTTCACCTCTGGCCCACCATTCACTGCAATCTGTAAGAGACCAAGGAGAATACTGGTTAAGGGCTTGCCAGTCACAGAtaccgggagggggcggggggaagaatgCATTTGTGGAAGTCCCTCAGCTCCAGAGGTGATGTATAGGCTGTGAGCTGGACTCCCTGCTTGTAACTGAGACTCCCGCACACTCAGGCTGCCTTAAACCTATGTTCACCAATGCtactggagtgtgggggaggctAATGTCCGTCTTCCCTTCAAACACAACTTAAATAAGTACTAATATTAGAATGCCTGCCTGTGACTCTGGAAGTGCAGAATATCTTTCTATTCAGGGAAATGCACAGCAGGGTGGTGCAGTTACATGGATTTGCATAGGAAATATGCATCAAATGGCAGAGGTATAGAAGCCTCTTCCTAAGAACCCCAGCCCTCAGGTGCAAGAGAATCCCTGCTGGTCTCTATCAGACAGCAACACAGTGTGATGACTGGCCTATCAATTTATTCTCATTCTGAGCTTAGCTGTGAGAAGGGAGGAGCGGAAGGTCCTAAGGTGTCACAATAACCTAGACAGCTAATGCTGATGGGTAAAGGTGCAAAGGGGAGACAGAGTGACTGAGTCCAAATGAAAAGCCCATAACTTAAAGACTGTGTTAAACTCATGTCTGGTAAATAGGAACAAGGTGAGACTGAAAGTCAATGAGCTAGTATTGGCATGTCTGATATTAGGCCCAAGTGgtaaacaaaataatgaggggatgggttGTTCCACCCACCACTGCCTTCAGCGTTTCTTACAGAAAGAGACTTTGGGAGAAAAGCTGGCTCTGAAGTGACCTTCACTATCATGGCTACCAACCTCACCATCTCCTGGGCCTGGTCCTTCTTTGTGCTAATCCTGAGAGGTGTCCTGACCTGACCAGGTCAGAGAGAGGGATCTCAATGACATCACCACCTACACCAGCTGTGGCTGAATCCCGCTATGTGGGATGTGGGACTTTGCCAGCTTTGTGTGTTCTTTTCCTTACCcactttatttcttctctttcctattccTCTGCTTGTCCCTTCTGTCTTAATAAGAATTTGCCTTAGCTAGCCAAGACCATCCATTTTACGGCACTGCTATGAGCCTGTGGCCAGACGGGCTTGAGCTTGGTCAACACactggggattgaaccagggaccacTGGAGGTAAGAATGTGAGTGGCTACAGCTAAAGAGCCAGGCAGCCGTGGGTGGGGCTGTAACAAGCTCACATTCTCTGTGGATCAGGTACAGTGGAGAACCTGTagcacacactcaccagtgggttacagaGTCCTGGCCAAACTAAAAGCAAACAGGAAGTTTAGCTTTTATGTCATTTTTGTCCCTACAGTCCTAGTGCTGGATGTTACAACCTGACCCAGTCTCCTTCTGTACAGGCACCAGTCTCCTTCAAGTGGACTAATTGCTGGGTTCCATGCGCTTCCAAGCCATTTGGGTCTGGGTAGAATCCAGTCACTGTGTCTAGCTCTGTGATCCTATGGCACACTCCTGGGCTCATGCCCTTCCTTGGGACGTGGGGCACAACTGCTCTAGACCCCAAAATCAGTGTCAGAGACCTCccaaccaccccctcccccagtcacttACACACTGCCCACCTAGGCACTCTGGCCTTCTAGTGTAACTGCTTTGCATACAAGGTGCCAGGAAGGCAAGCCCCCCAGGCTTGGCAAAGGAATTTCTTAGCCACAGAGACATTTAAAGCTCTCAAGACTTACAGCTCTTTGAACCAATGTCCTgtgtccagggccagctccaggcaccagcatcccaagcaagtgcttggggcagtAATCtacaaggggcagcagtccctgtgtttttgcccccaagcagtgtgcCGAATTGatggtgggggcagtccgtgtgccattagggcagCATATGCGTTTCCgaggcggcggcaatttggcggcagcttctatgtttagctctCTGTGGCGGTGCAGCTTTtgtcttccagctgaagacagaagctgccgccaaattgccaccgccgcGGAAATGCGCATGCTGCCCTAacagcacatggactgcccccgccgtctgcggcggcaattcggcgcgctgcttgggggcaaaaacagtagagccagtCCTGGTGGCCAGCAGTGGAGGctgcagagcctagcacaatacCCCTGCCATAGCCAGTTGCAAGCATCCAGCCCAGTGGGGTCTCGGGCCAGGTTCAGAGCCGGCTCCT
Above is a genomic segment from Mauremys reevesii isolate NIE-2019 linkage group 8, ASM1616193v1, whole genome shotgun sequence containing:
- the TMEM121 gene encoding transmembrane protein 121; translation: MVLPPPDKRHVCLTTIVIMTSMAFMDAYLVEQNQGPRKIGVCIIVLVGDICFLIVLRYVAVWVGAEVKTAKRGYAMILWFLYIFVLEIKLYFIFQNYKADKKNLETVARKALTLLLSICVPGLYLVLVALDSMEYIRTFRKKEDLRGRLFWVALDLLDILDIQANLWEPHKTGLPIWAEGLMFFYCYILLLILPCVSLSEISMQGEHIAPQKMMLYPVLSLVTINIVTIFIRAINMVLFQDSRVSTIFIGKNIIAIATKACTFLEYKKQVKEFPQNAIALELQQNSISHNQTIHSTQGISHEQSPTREILDT